The Crassaminicella indica genomic interval GAAAAATTAGATGAGCTTGTGGAGCGTATGGCAGAAGAAATTGGGAAACATGTTCGTGAACTGGCAATCATGTCAAAAGATGAAACTGATTATGGAAAATGGCAGGATAAATATATAAAAAATCGATTTGCTTGTGAATATGTAACAAATAAACTTAGAGGAATTCGCTGTGTAGGCATTATTAGGGAAGATAAGGAAAATAAGACTATGGATGTAGGAGTACCTATGGGGGTAATTGTTGCATTAATTCCTGCGACCAGTCCTGTTTCTACTACCATCTATAAAGCTTTAATTGCAATCAAGTCTGGAAATGCAATTGTTTTTTCTCCGCATCCTAGAGCTAAAAAGACAATTGGTAAAGCACTTGATATTATGATACGTGCTGCTGAGGGATATGGGTTACCAGAAGGAGCAGTTTCATATTTGCACACTGTAACACCTGCTGGGACAATAGAATTAATGAATCACAAAGAAACGTCTCTGATTATGAATACAGGTGTTCCGGGAATGCTTAAGGCAGCATATAAGGCTGGGAAGCCTGTGATTTATGGGGGTAATGGTAATGGACCGGCATTTATTGAACGTAGTGCCGATATAAAACAGGCCGTAAGAGATATTATTGCCAGCAAGACTTTTGATAATGGAATGGTATCATCAGCCGAACAATCTGTTGTTGTAGACAGTTGTATTGCAGCTGAGGTAAAACAGGAGATGCAAAACAGCGGTGCATATTTCATGACAGAGGAAGAATCACAAAAACTTGGTTCACTACTTTTTCATTTAGATGGAAGTATAGACTCTGAAATGGTTGGTAAATCTGCGTTAGAATTAGCAAAAAGAGCAGGCTTTTGTGTTCCTGACAATACATTAGTACTGATTTCTGAGCAAAAATATGTTTCTGAGACGAATCCTTATGTTAAGGAAAAGCTTTGTCCGGTTTTAGCTTATTACATTGAAGACGATTGGATGAATGCCTGTGAAAAATGTATAGAGCTATTATTAAGCGAGAGAAATGGACACACTCTTGTAATTCACTCAAAAAATGAAGATGTAATTCGTCAGTTTGCATTAAAAAAACCTGTAGGCAGAGTACTTGTAAATACAGCCGCTTCCTTTGGAAGCATGGGTGTAACAACTAATTTATTTCCTGCGTTAACACTTGGAAGTGGATCAGCAGGTAAGGGAAT includes:
- a CDS encoding aldehyde dehydrogenase family protein — its product is MNIIDNDLLSIQESRIIIENASKAQKMLATFPQEKLDELVERMAEEIGKHVRELAIMSKDETDYGKWQDKYIKNRFACEYVTNKLRGIRCVGIIREDKENKTMDVGVPMGVIVALIPATSPVSTTIYKALIAIKSGNAIVFSPHPRAKKTIGKALDIMIRAAEGYGLPEGAVSYLHTVTPAGTIELMNHKETSLIMNTGVPGMLKAAYKAGKPVIYGGNGNGPAFIERSADIKQAVRDIIASKTFDNGMVSSAEQSVVVDSCIAAEVKQEMQNSGAYFMTEEESQKLGSLLFHLDGSIDSEMVGKSALELAKRAGFCVPDNTLVLISEQKYVSETNPYVKEKLCPVLAYYIEDDWMNACEKCIELLLSERNGHTLVIHSKNEDVIRQFALKKPVGRVLVNTAASFGSMGVTTNLFPALTLGSGSAGKGMTSDNVSPMNLIYIRKVGYGVRNIDEITNGVLTIEKTAMSCMPKPKEHNQYEMKMLQHILEEVIKEIKK